From the Ammospiza caudacuta isolate bAmmCau1 chromosome 24, bAmmCau1.pri, whole genome shotgun sequence genome, one window contains:
- the PSMA5 gene encoding proteasome subunit alpha type-5 isoform X1: MFLTRSEYDRGVNTFSPEGRLFQVEYAIEAIKLGSTAIGIQTSEGVCLAVEKRITSPLMEPSSIEKIVEIDSHIGCAMSGLIADAKTLIDKARVETQNHWFTYNETMTVESVTQAVSNLALQFGEEDADPGAMSRPFGVALLFGGVDEKGPQLFHMDPSGTFVQCDARAIGSASEGAQSSLQEVYHKSMTLKEAIKSSLVILKQVMEEKLNATNIELATVEPGMKFHMYTKEELEEVIKDI; this comes from the exons ATGTTCCTCACGCGCTCCGAGTACGACCG GGGTGTGAACACCTTCTCTCCAGAGGGGAGGCTCTTCCAGGTGGAATATGCCATCGAGGCCATAAAG CTTGGCTCCACAGCCATTGGGATCCAGACCTCAGAGGGAGTTTGCCTGGCTGTGGAGAAGAGGATCACATCCCCCCTGATGGAGCCCAGCAGCATTGAGAAGATTGTGGAGATCGACTCCCACATTG GATGTGCCATGAGTGGCCTAATAGCTGATGCAAAGACTTTAATTGACAAGGCCAGAGTGGAGACTCAG AATCACTGGTTCACCTACAACGAGACCATGACAGTGGAGAGTGTCACACAGGCtgtgtccaacctggccctgcAGTTTGGGGAGGAAGATGCTGACCCAGGAGCCATG TCCCGCCCGTTCGGTGTCGCTCTGCTCTTCGGAGGGGTGGATGAGAAGGGACCCCAGCT gttCCACATGGATCCCTCAGGGACGTTCGTGCAGTGCGATGCCAGAGCCATCGGCTCTGCCTctgagggagcccagagctccctgcaggaggtTTACCACAAG TCCATGACGTTAAAGGAAGCCATCAAATCTTCCCTGGTCATCCTGAAGCAGGTCATGGAGGAGAAGCTAAATGCCACCAACATTGAG CTTGCCACGGTGGAGCCTGGCATGAAATTCCACATGTACAcaaaggaggagctggaggaggtcATCAAGGATATttga
- the PSMA5 gene encoding proteasome subunit alpha type-5 isoform X2, producing MEPSSIEKIVEIDSHIGCAMSGLIADAKTLIDKARVETQNHWFTYNETMTVESVTQAVSNLALQFGEEDADPGAMSRPFGVALLFGGVDEKGPQLFHMDPSGTFVQCDARAIGSASEGAQSSLQEVYHKSMTLKEAIKSSLVILKQVMEEKLNATNIELATVEPGMKFHMYTKEELEEVIKDI from the exons ATGGAGCCCAGCAGCATTGAGAAGATTGTGGAGATCGACTCCCACATTG GATGTGCCATGAGTGGCCTAATAGCTGATGCAAAGACTTTAATTGACAAGGCCAGAGTGGAGACTCAG AATCACTGGTTCACCTACAACGAGACCATGACAGTGGAGAGTGTCACACAGGCtgtgtccaacctggccctgcAGTTTGGGGAGGAAGATGCTGACCCAGGAGCCATG TCCCGCCCGTTCGGTGTCGCTCTGCTCTTCGGAGGGGTGGATGAGAAGGGACCCCAGCT gttCCACATGGATCCCTCAGGGACGTTCGTGCAGTGCGATGCCAGAGCCATCGGCTCTGCCTctgagggagcccagagctccctgcaggaggtTTACCACAAG TCCATGACGTTAAAGGAAGCCATCAAATCTTCCCTGGTCATCCTGAAGCAGGTCATGGAGGAGAAGCTAAATGCCACCAACATTGAG CTTGCCACGGTGGAGCCTGGCATGAAATTCCACATGTACAcaaaggaggagctggaggaggtcATCAAGGATATttga